Genomic segment of Triticum aestivum cultivar Chinese Spring chromosome 6A, IWGSC CS RefSeq v2.1, whole genome shotgun sequence:
CCAACCAAAGACAACAAACCACTTGCAGGACCAATCGTAATCACCCTCTCCTGATGTCACTAGCTAAAAAAATTCCATATGCTTGCTTTGTCAATTTTGCATGTCATTTCAATCTTGAAATACGAAAGTCATATGTTAGGCATTAATTAGAGGAGAGAGAAAATAGATAACCCTGACACATCATTCTAGCCACTCGACAAACACATAGTGAGCACACTACCAATGTTTTCTTTGCCTATACCCTTGACTCCATCGATCAATCAATGAACGATCTAACCACAAAGACCCCTTTATGTGAGCATTGTGGTTTTACAGCAAGAATAAATTAACCCATTGCGAAACAAGTAGTATTACCTTGTACACTTCCCGATAACAATAAATGTGCTACCTATCATTGATTTGTCGGTTACTTTGACTTCCGTAGACATTCTACATTACAAGATTCTAAGATCCTTTTGAAAAATCTCAATACATTGATTGGTGGCATCGTCTAGACGTCATCTCAAAAAGGAAAGTTCTCGGTTATCATGTTGGTGGCATGGTGCGTCTGGAATAATCACAATGCGGTCATCTTTGACAACACTCAACTCAGCTTTACTCACCTCCTTGACATGATCGGGCCGGAGACTAGGCTATGGGTGATGGCGAGCATCAATACATGTGCAAACTCTTCTTTCTATAAATGTGTTGAAGCACAAGACTTTTGCGTTTATCAGAAAAAGGGCTATTTATTTTAGTGATGATTGGATTGTTTATTGTTCTTATCTCCTATGCAAATAGTATTGTTACATTTTTTACATCATTAGGAGGGTGCAAAGCCCTCCCGATTTCATTAAAAGTGAAACCACCAATTTCAGTTATTATTACAAGCTAGTAGttttaaaaggaaaaaaaaacaagaGAATAACAGATGCATGATAGAGTTGATCATTCCATACATAGCAAACAACTAGCATTTTATGAGCGCCCGGAGATGCTACCACTCAATGCCATCATCAGAAAACATCCACGTCACTGAAGCTATTCAGGATCACAATACGATGACGTGTAGACACCATCTTGGTCTTCTTTAGAGAAGATTGAACTGCTGAATTCACCAGCTCTAGCTGAGTGATGTGGCTGAGGGACGTTATCTTCTGATCCCAAGCTATCAAGGCCATGGATGGGAGATATCACCATTGTTCGCGTGATGCACGGACCATGGGATTTTACCAAACATGGACATCTGGGAGAGGAGGGTCTAATTGAGAGCACCTTCAGTCCTCAAATCATACTATATCACCCCGTCAGCAGCAGATGAGGGAGATCTATCTGATGGGAAATCATCTGGGAAAGAGCTTTTGCTTTTTCGGGATGTTCCTCTTGAGTAGACTTTGCCATTTATTTAGAGTGTCTAGTATCAACCACTGAATCTGCCTAATACCAGACTAAATACATGGATTAACCAAGTCTTCCTGTGGTTATTATCCCACAACAAACTCATGATAGACATTATATAGGAAAAAAGGAAGATCGGTAAACTATTAGATTTTGTATTTTTTGTTGAGCAGAAAACCATAATGCATCTTTTGTTTGAATGTGTGGTTGCAAAAAAAGTCTAGGATTTACTTTCAACCTTTTTTGGAGAAACCTTAGGCACATATTTCCTATCCAATGCCAGATCCTGGCTTGCTAATAAAAACCATCCAGATCTTAATCTGCATGTACATGTGCTATCTGGTGCATTTGGAAGACTATAAATACtcacattttttttacaaaaaccaGCCAACACCACCTAACATGACGACCATCCAGAGAGAACAAGAGCGAGGTCTTCGGAAATGCCTATTAAGATGGAAACGACGTCTGTGGACGCCATCGTCACCGGCGTCGACCCTTTCAACCCCAAAGATTTCGCCTAGACCCACACTCGACCTCCCCACCGAACCTTGGGTAATGATTCGGACAAGCCAACAACCACCACCACCGCTCCCACTCGGAGTGGACGCGCCCCAGTGTTGAGGATCGACAGTGCCTCCAAGGAGGTGAAGGATGCCCTCGAGCCCCATCATATCATCAATAACGATCATTGGAGAAACAAATTAAAGCTTTCATCTAGAGTCTTATTCCTCTCCACCTCAACAAACCCCGAGTAGGGGGGCTAGCCAATGTGAGCCTATGAACCTTCGAACTGAACCACGACTACATCTGTATCCTTCAATGGTGGACCACACTAAAGCGAGTAGAAGGGCAGTGGGCCACACATCACCACTGAGGACTGCCCAAGTCGATGTCGACACAACTCGAGCCAAAACGAGTGTGCAACACTTAGTGCTCCTGCCGCACAAGTagcacccactagtagaaaaaggggcttttgtcccggttggtaaggccctttagtcccggttttcgaaccgggactaaagggtcggtactaatgcctctcccctttagtcccggttcaatccagaactgggactaaagggcgcggccacgtgaAACTCCACCTTTAGTACCGACCCCAagcgggactaaaggaaattttaagatttttttttaaatttttttttgaattttttttaattttcaaagtgacacgaaccgggactaaagggcccagatgaaccgggactaaagggactaAAGGGTCCAGGTGAACCGAAACTAATGCCTTAACCGCACGAATcgggataaatgctcacattagtctcggttcttgactgaaccgggactaatcgGCTGACCCGgcttggaccaaagccctgttttctactagtgaccatcACGGACGAGCAACAAACTACGCAACTCATCGACCACGTCAGCCGAGTGAGCCATATGCCTCGCTCAACCGGAGCACCGCCCACGGACCTAGACCAGTCCACGCAACACCACCAACCCACAACATGCCccggtgccaccaccaccaccaccacgcgtgCTTGCACTCTGCCGCCCGCACCACGGCACACCTTTGCACCTTTCGCAATACCCTGCTACCTGCGTGTATATATAAGCCTGCGTGTATATATATAAGCGTATGTGTCTCTACTATGTTGAAAAAATACACATCCATCCATAAAAAAAAAGTGAGAAAAGGTTTTGACTCGCGAAGAGAAGAGGGAAGCGGCGGAGATGACGAGTCGTGCACGAAAAAAGGGAGAAACGGAAGCACATGGAGCCGGGGGGGACACGTGGTTGGAGGCCGAGGCGTCCGACGACGCCGCGCGCCGGATCGGCCGGACGGATGAATCAGATCGTTCTCCAGTTGCCTGCAGCCCACGGGAAGCCGCCGCGTGCGCTGCGCCCCGGACACGTGGAGGGCGGGCGACGCCGCGCGCTGCATGGCTGCATCTCCAGCCGGGGACAGGGGAATccctcgctgaccccctctccccCGAGCAAACTTCCCATCTCGTCTCTcctctcgcggcggcggcggcgggcgccggacGTGAGGTACCTACTTCATCTCTCACCGTGAGCCTGCGCCATCTCTCTCCTGGGACAGTAGGACGGCGGCCGCTTGAGGGAGTGCGGGGACGGTGGACTGAGGGGGCGCGGCCGTCGGTGGGGTGACTTCGACGGCAAGCCGGAGCGGTTCCTGCGGCGGTGCCACCAGTCCCTTACCCCTTACTGATCCCATCGTGGTCACAGTGCGCTCCCAGGAACTGTGTGCCAGGTTCTTCCTCGGTAAATTTCGCTTTCTCATGTGCTCTGTTTTTGCTTCTCCGAATGTCATACTCTGAATCTCATTGCGATATCATTTTTCATTTCTTCTGGACCGAAGCCTCATATCGATATACATATATTAGTGATTAATTGACTCGCAATTCGGAACAAAGCCACCTATCCATTCATTCAGCAAATCTGATTTGACAGAGACTGACGACGACAATGGGGCAGTCAGAATCAGTTTAAAGTTTCTATCCTCATGCATTTTTGAGTAACAAATTCTTCATTTGAGAACAGAGTGTCAGATCAAATTGAACTTTGTTTCAGGGATCAGTGCACGTGGGATGAACCAATGACATCGAATGGATCCTCTAGCTTCCAGGGGTTCTACAGGAACCTCCACACCCCGGCGGTGCTCATCGGAGCCGGGTTCGTGCTCGTCGCGCTGCTCATCTCGCTCTGGCTCATACTGCAGCACCTTAGATCCTACAGAAACCCTTCGGTGAGTGCGGCGGGTTCATGTCACAGTATCCCCTCTTTCTGCTGGTGGACCAAATGTCTCCAGTGTAGCCATTATTTATAGCTTGCCGTTGTTCTGATTGAACAAGTTTATCTTGCTGAGAGTTCTGCAGGAGCAGAAATGGATCATAGCTGTCTTGTTTATGGTGCCTGTATATGCGTCTGAATCTGTAAGTTTGAGCCCAAACTTGTTGGATTTGGTTGAACTTGAATAACTCTAGGGATACAATGCACCCACAGTAGATATGTAAAAGCGAGCAAAACGAATGCTGAATGTGCTATGGAATTGCTGGCTTTAGAAAAAATAGCTACTCTCATTTTCATATCAAAATGTTGGAAGTGTTAAGAAAGATCAGTTATATAATAGAATCATGAACTTGTAAGAAAAACCACCGTATCATGGTTGCTTTGAGCATTTGATTTTTGCCTCCTGAAGATTCTATTCCATTTTCATATTGAACTGTTGACCTGTATGGTTATCCCACTTTTTGATATTTGATTTCTTTTCCCCAGATAATATCGCTGTGGCATTCGGAATTCTCCTTGGCCTGTGATATATTGCGGAATTGTTATGAAGCATTTGCTTTGTATGCCTTTGGACGATACTTGGTTGCATGCCTGGGTAATCTTATTTTCTTCTATGTGACCACAGGAATGGACCCAAATAATATGTGAGAAATCATTGTAAATTTTCCATAATAAACAGGAGTAAATTGCATGGACATTGCATCCTATACATGTTTGCAGGTTATGGAGCAAATTTTGGTTAATTAAATATATTTAAAAATTAACTACAGCACCTCTCTGATTCAGTTGTCCAAATTCATGATACCGTACTGTATTAAGTATTTGGGAAATTGAAAGCTTGACTCTTTCAGGGGGAGAACGGCAGGTTGTTGGCCTGCTTGAAAAAGAAAGAATGGAAGAGCTAAGTGAACAGTTGCTTGAGAGTCAAGAGAAGGCAAAAAATCGTAATCAAAGTAGACTGTGCGACTTCTTTTGCGATCCTAATGCAATGGGGGAGAGCTTATACACAATTATAAAATTCGGCCTTGTGCAATATGTAAGTTGCACATTTTTAGTAATGTTCTCACCTGAAACTGGTCAATAACGACGTGGATGATATCTCCTTCCTTAACATCATTTCAGATGATTCTGAAGACATTCTGTGCTTTCTTGGCATTTATCTTGGAGCTTTTTGGAGCATATGGAGATGGTGAATTCAAGTGGAACTATGGGTAACCATCTCATATCTTTGTATCTCGTTTTGATATCTACAACGTTGAGATGTCTGAATTTACGAAACGGGAGAGGAGGTCAACTCGTTTTCACTAAAAGCATGTCATGCTCTAATACGCAGATACCCTTACATCGCTCTTGTCATAAATTTCAGCCAGACATGGGCACTGTACTGTCTGGTGAAATTTTACAATGCAACGCATGAAAGGCTGCAGGAAATAAGGCCGCTAGCCAAGTTCATAAGTTTCAAGGCCATTGTATTCGCCACTTGGTGGCAGGGAATCGGAATCACAATCATCTGCCATACGGGGCTCCTGCCTAAGGAGGGCAAGGTGCAAAATGGGATTCAAGACTTTCTGATTTGTATCGAGGTAAATAGGCAAATCTTGTAAGTTTGATTGAGAACCATCCTTGGCCTTCTGTTGCTGCAGTAAAGCGAAATTGCTTTCTCTTAGATGGCTATCGCGGCCATCACACATGCTTTTGTCTTCGGGGTGGAGCCGTACCAGCACATCCCGGTCCATGACCGTGAGCACAGGGAGGTGGCCCATGaggagagcaaaatggagttgagGGTCGATGTCGATGATGGCAGCAATGCCGTGCCAGCTATCGTGGAGCAAAAAGAGACAAATGTCAAGACTCCAGGAACAAGCATCAGAGAGAGCGTTGAGGATGTCGTTCTGGGTGGTGGCCACCATGTAAAGTGCCCGCGACACGCATTGGAATTTCGAGGTTGAAGAACCTGAATCCTTGGTTTTCTGACAGATTACTTGCTTCTTACTTATTTTGTAGGTCGTCAAGGATGTGGCCCTGACCATCTCACAGGCAATGGAGCCTGTGGAGAAAGGCGTCGGGAAGATCCAGGAAACCTTCCACCACGTCTCGCTGAAGCCGGAGGACAAGAAGAAACCCGACATCGAGGTGGAGGAGCGTGTCACCGAGAATGTAGTGGACAACGGCGAAGCTGTCGCGGTTGATGCGGAGGTGAAGGTCGAAACAAGGGTGAAAGACAAGGGCGATGGCAGCGGATCTATGGAGAGGTTGAAATCAAAAGAATAAAAGATGATAATAAGAGGAGTGCAAGAGGAACTGGTCCTTGAGAACACGGTGCGCTTCTGCTTCCGCGATTCGAAAAAGGAAACTGAGTAAAACGGTGGTGATGCATCTGTGCACCATGATACCAACTGTTATCCTGAAAATCAAGAACCAACTAGTGGCTGGATGGTTAGGAGGACGGTTGTATCCCGGGCTCACCAGGGATCAAGCCTCGCGTCGATATTGTTGCCGAAAGCCCGAAACGGATCGAGTGTTGAAGCCATGAAGCTGTGTGGCTGGCTCAAGCCCCATCTGGGATGCTACGTGTCTTTGGTCTATGCTTTCCCTGCACAAATACAACAAGTTCCTTTGATCATATATTCTCTCAACTTTGTTTCTGAGTCAATGTTGtaatgtagtagtagtactagtaccaaATTAACTGAGCAAATTGCAACTAACCACCACACTAAGGGCTAGGTTATTAGAAAACATAAGTTTACATTTCttttttacagaaagcaccatggctgataatttatttatttttgagtaaaccACCGATCGGCGGATTAGAGCGTTTATGACAGATGGGTCTTGTTTAAGCTGGCTTGGCAGAAAAAGGCCAATTTAGATTATCGTACAataccaacattcggtggaaaccgatGAAAATCACGAGAATTTCAAAAAATTCTTAAAAAGATATGGGAGGTTAAGAGGATgatgtctttttcatagctcacatctcataATTTGTTTCAACctgaaattttgtgtgccaataaatCACCCTCTTAATACATATCCCAgatttttcagattttttcaaaACTTTAAAATATGATTTCCATGAAGTTTTTATTAAATATTGGTTTCCTTATGATATTCTTCCCTTTGACTAGTCCTGGATTGCATCCCTCCCAGGCGCTTTGACTAGTCCTGGCCCGCACATTTATGATAGAGGATGGTGGCGGCTCGATTCAGTCCCACGCTGATGCCCTCCCTTCTTCCCTATCCCCGGGCCTGCTCCACCTTCCTCCGTGCGACACGCTTTGCCTTCTTCCGTCACCTCCGGATCCGCCCTGCCGCGATGGGAAAAGTCCAAAACAAATCTTGAAGTTGTACAAGAAAGTTAAATCAACACTTAATTTTTAACCCAAAAATTGGCACTCTAAACTTGTAATCCCGGTCTATTTTGGACCCTAGACCTGCTTGGCACACTGGGAATAATACAATCCCGATCGGGATAACCTGATACTCTCACGTACGAGAATTTAGGCCGGTCCACAATACCACAACAACAATTTGTGAAGTTTAAAAAATGTTGCACATTTCTAAAATTGTTGAGAAGTCAAAAAAAGTTCCTATTTTCTATTTGTGGAACAAATTCAATTTCCTCCTGTGTTTTTTTTAATGTTTGGAATTCTGAAATTCTATTCACATTTTTAAAAACTGtatgcaattttaaaaaatcacaTTTGTCAAAAAATTCAGAATTCCAacagtttttcacatgctataaTAATGTTTCGGATTTTCACAAATTGTGTCACATTTTTCAAATAATTAATTTTGTAATTTCGTAAATTATTTGTGTTTTGGAAAACTCGGCATTTcaaaattgttcacaattttttTAAGGAATGTTTTGCTTTTTTGAGGAAATTTTAAAAGGTTTACCATGTTTTTTAGGGAATTTTTTTGGAAGAATTTTTTTAGGGAAGTTTAAAAACATGTTTTATTGTCATTATGAAAATGTAAAACGTCTATTTCGAAAAATGTTACCGTGTATTCAAAAAAATGCTGAAAACATGTATTTTTTACAATGTATATTTTGAAACATGTATTGCTTTCTTtataatgtatttgaaaaatgttcaaagcTCATTAAAAATATGTTTATATGGTAGTTTTTTAGGAAGTATTTTAGG
This window contains:
- the LOC123131192 gene encoding protein LAZ1 homolog 2 — translated: MTSNGSSSFQGFYRNLHTPAVLIGAGFVLVALLISLWLILQHLRSYRNPSEQKWIIAVLFMVPVYASESIISLWHSEFSLACDILRNCYEAFALYAFGRYLVACLGGERQVVGLLEKERMEELSEQLLESQEKAKNRNQSRLCDFFCDPNAMGESLYTIIKFGLVQYMILKTFCAFLAFILELFGAYGDGEFKWNYGYPYIALVINFSQTWALYCLVKFYNATHERLQEIRPLAKFISFKAIVFATWWQGIGITIICHTGLLPKEGKVQNGIQDFLICIEMAIAAITHAFVFGVEPYQHIPVHDREHREVAHEESKMELRVDVDDGSNAVPAIVEQKETNVKTPGTSIRESVEDVVLGGGHHVVKDVALTISQAMEPVEKGVGKIQETFHHVSLKPEDKKKPDIEVEERVTENVVDNGEAVAVDAEVKVETRVKDKGDGSGSMERLKSKE